ACCAGATTAGGCAGTTCAGTGGGCCGGATAcgggtggtgaaaacaaaacaaaagtcaAATAATGTTCTTCTTCTATGATGTATTTGTTTTTATGGTCTTGATAACGAGTGTCATAGAGGGAAAAAACTAGTTAAGAAGAGTTTAATATGCTTTATTAAATGTTTTCGATTATAAAAGCAactaattgtatattttttttcttttccatatcATAAGTGTTTTACCTTTCATATTTTAACCATTGTTTCTTTAACTAGTGCTCCAATGGAGCTCATTTTTTATCTGATATTGATATATCAATTTGCATTTGATACACTTCCCGCCTTAAAAGTTTTATACCGTTAACAAATCACAATTAATCATATGTGTGACTTTAAAAGTGTAAATATGATCAAAGTCAAAGTTTTTAAGGATCTGACTGATATAATTCATTTACagtgtaaaaaatctttacattGACGATGATGTATATGAGTGTTAAAGCTATCAATTTTTGTTCATTCTCGGATTGCTCATTGGTTGATTATTCTCTCTAAATTGCAGACTGTATATGATCATGACACTTTTAGCAAAGATGACAAAATGGGAGATGCAGAGTTTGAGATCTCAACCTTTATAGAAACCCTGAGGATGAATGTTACCGGCCTAGCAAACGGCACCGTAATCAAACGAATACATCCAAGCAAGCACAACTGCCTTGCTGAAGAGAGCTGTATCTATTATTCCAACGGCAAAATTAGCCAAGATATGATCCTTAGATTGCAAAATGTGGAATGTGGTGAAGTGGAAATCAGTCTGCACTGGATTGATCTTCCTGGTTCTAGGGGTTTATGATTTTATTGTGAGATGTTTATTCATAAACATCTtcttcatttatatttatatatatgatgaatTATGCCTTCAACTATATGGTTTTGTGAAGTATGGCTAGTTTTAACAAACTGCACATTACCTTTATTTTCatgtcttttttatttgtatccAGATTGTAATGTATTTATTAGTACAGgtgataatttttctttttcatgtttAGATAtccatattgttttttttttccttcacatGTTGctgaactattttttttttcatgcatCACTTGCCAACCTACCGAATAATTGCGCGcgctcacacacacacatatatatatatatatatatatatatatatgttaagaagaatttttcttcattttgtttttaGACATAAACACATCAAcaagaaaactgtttgataGTATGACATGGACGTTTTGTTGACCAATACATgtcatttctttttaaaatttgatgccACATAGGCAGAAACCATATTGAAggtaaaaaagaacaaaaaagaaGGTGAACGTTGAAGGACCAAAATGACAATTTTAGATGATCGTTgagagactaaattgactgaaATAGAAAATAACCCCCAAAtataaaaccctaaatcaatctccatcttcttcttcttctcatctCCATAATTAGCGAAAATGAGTAGTTCAAACTTCTCTTTGCTTCGAAAATGGTGGAACTCCTTTCatcttttaacttttaaaaaatggttatggagatgagaagaggaagaagatgaatattgatttagggttttataTTTGAGGGTTATTTTCTAtttcagtcaatttagtcctcaACATTCATCTAAAATTATCTTTTTGGCCCTTCAGCGCTCACCTtcctttttgttcttttttaccTTTAATATGGTCCATGCTTACGTgacatcaaatttttaaaaaaaagtgacaCATATTAGTCAACAAAATGTCGATGTCATCACTATCAAACTGTTCTTTGACGAAAACTAACGCCGGGACTATTTTGACTAACAGAAGTCACTTTCGAagattttaaaatgttttttgatGATTCGACGACTACTATGACCACGAGTGCCGGTTTCAAGGACCAAAGTAACCGTTTACTCAATTTTATTAGATCCTCTTCGGTATTTGCCGTCGGATGAATCCAACGgtagaaaaattaaaagaaaaaaaaaagcaa
This portion of the Trifolium pratense cultivar HEN17-A07 linkage group LG3, ARS_RC_1.1, whole genome shotgun sequence genome encodes:
- the LOC123918074 gene encoding protein C2-DOMAIN ABA-RELATED 4 — protein: MEEIRGAAVPKSLMENLLGLLRVRIKRGVNLAVRDVRSSDPYLVLKMYNQKLKTRVIKKDVNPEWNEDLTLSVIDPNHIVSLTVYDHDTFSKDDKMGDAEFEISTFIETLRMNVTGLANGTVIKRIHPSKHNCLAEESCIYYSNGKISQDMILRLQNVECGEVEISLHWIDLPGSRGL